Proteins found in one Cricetulus griseus strain 17A/GY chromosome X, alternate assembly CriGri-PICRH-1.0, whole genome shotgun sequence genomic segment:
- the Xkrx gene encoding XK-related protein 2 isoform X3 gives MDISPGCLEAMIKYLTLWKKEGQEEPYVSLTRKKMLIDGQEVLIEWEVGHSIRTLAMHRNAYKRMSQIQAFLGSVPQLTYQLYVTLISAEVPLGRAVLMVFSLISVTYGATLCNMLAIQIKYDDYKIRLGPLEVLCITIWRTLEITSRLMILVLFSATLKLKAVPFLVLNFLIILFEPWVKFWRSGAQMPNNIEKNFSRVGTLVVLISVTILYAGINFSCWSAMQLKLADRDLVDKGQNWGHMGLHYSVRLVENVVMVLVFKFLGVKVLLNYCHSLIAVQLIIAYLISIGFMLLFFQYLHPLRSLFTHNVVDYLHCVCCRRHHRERAENEEPSLEAETRQSIV, from the exons ATGTTTGGAGGCCATGATTAAGTACCTTACACTGTGGAAGAAAGAGGGGCAAGAGGAGCCCTATGTCAGCCTCACCCGAAAGAAGATGCTAATAGATGGCCAGGAGGTGCTGATAGAATGGGAGGTGGGCCACTCCATCCGGACCCTGGCTATGCACCGTAATGCCTACAAACGTATGTCACAGATTCAAGCCTTCCTGGGCTCAGTGCCCCAGCTGACCTATCAGCTTTATGTGACTCTGATCTCTGCAGAGGTCCCTCTGGGTAGAG CTGTGCTAATGGTTTTTTCCCTGATATCTGTCACCTATGGCGCTACCCTCTGCAATATGTTGGCAATCCAGATCAAGTACGATGACTACAAGATTCGACTTGGGCCACTGGAAGTACTTTGTATCACCATCTGGAGGACATTGGAGATCACTTCTCGCCTAATGATTCTGGTGCTCTTCTCAGCCACCTTGAAGTTGAAGGCTGTGCCCTTCTTAGTGCTCAACTTCTTGATCATCCTCTTTGAGCCCTGGGTTAAGTTCTGGAGGAGTGGTGCCCAAATGCCAAACAATATTGAGAAAAATTTCAGCCGGGTTGGCACTTTGGTGGTACTGATTTCTGTCACCATCCTCTACGCTGGCATCAACTTCTCTTGCTGGTCAGCCATGCAGTTGAAGTTGGCAGACAGAGACCTTGTTGACAAAGGTCAGAACTGGGGACATATGGGACTGCACTACAGTGTGAGATTGGTAGAAAATGTGgtcatggttttggtttttaagttCCTCGGTGTCAAAGTGTTACTGAATTACTGCCATTCCTTGATTGCTGTGCAGCTTATCATTGCTTATCTGATTTCCATTGGATTCATGCTCCTTTTCTTCCAGTACCTGCACCCATTGCGCTCACTCTTCACTCATAATGTAGTAGACTACCTCCATTGTGTCTGCTGCCGCAGACACCATCGGGAAAGGGCTGAGAATGAAGAGCCATCACTCGAGGCTGAAACAAGACAAAGTATTGTCTGA
- the Xkrx gene encoding XK-related protein 2 isoform X2: MDISPGDLAKDRPLSLFMHLILLGPVIRCLEAMIKYLTLWKKEGQEEPYVSLTRKKMLIDGQEVLIEWEVGHSIRTLAMHRNAYKRMSQIQAFLGSVPQLTYQLYVTLISAEVPLGRAVLMVFSLISVTYGATLCNMLAIQIKYDDYKIRLGPLEVLCITIWRTLEITSRLMILVLFSATLKLKAVPFLVLNFLIILFEPWVKFWRSGAQMPNNIEKNFSRVGTLVVLISVTILYAGINFSCWSAMQLKLADRDLVDKGQNWGHMGLHYSVRLVENVVMVLVFKFLGVKVLLNYCHSLIAVQLIIAYLISIGFMLLFFQYLHPLRSLFTHNVVDYLHCVCCRRHHRERAENEEPSLEAETRQSIV, encoded by the exons AGACCTGGCCAAAGATAGACCACTATCATTATTTATGCATCTAATTCTCTTGGGACCTGTTATCAG ATGTTTGGAGGCCATGATTAAGTACCTTACACTGTGGAAGAAAGAGGGGCAAGAGGAGCCCTATGTCAGCCTCACCCGAAAGAAGATGCTAATAGATGGCCAGGAGGTGCTGATAGAATGGGAGGTGGGCCACTCCATCCGGACCCTGGCTATGCACCGTAATGCCTACAAACGTATGTCACAGATTCAAGCCTTCCTGGGCTCAGTGCCCCAGCTGACCTATCAGCTTTATGTGACTCTGATCTCTGCAGAGGTCCCTCTGGGTAGAG CTGTGCTAATGGTTTTTTCCCTGATATCTGTCACCTATGGCGCTACCCTCTGCAATATGTTGGCAATCCAGATCAAGTACGATGACTACAAGATTCGACTTGGGCCACTGGAAGTACTTTGTATCACCATCTGGAGGACATTGGAGATCACTTCTCGCCTAATGATTCTGGTGCTCTTCTCAGCCACCTTGAAGTTGAAGGCTGTGCCCTTCTTAGTGCTCAACTTCTTGATCATCCTCTTTGAGCCCTGGGTTAAGTTCTGGAGGAGTGGTGCCCAAATGCCAAACAATATTGAGAAAAATTTCAGCCGGGTTGGCACTTTGGTGGTACTGATTTCTGTCACCATCCTCTACGCTGGCATCAACTTCTCTTGCTGGTCAGCCATGCAGTTGAAGTTGGCAGACAGAGACCTTGTTGACAAAGGTCAGAACTGGGGACATATGGGACTGCACTACAGTGTGAGATTGGTAGAAAATGTGgtcatggttttggtttttaagttCCTCGGTGTCAAAGTGTTACTGAATTACTGCCATTCCTTGATTGCTGTGCAGCTTATCATTGCTTATCTGATTTCCATTGGATTCATGCTCCTTTTCTTCCAGTACCTGCACCCATTGCGCTCACTCTTCACTCATAATGTAGTAGACTACCTCCATTGTGTCTGCTGCCGCAGACACCATCGGGAAAGGGCTGAGAATGAAGAGCCATCACTCGAGGCTGAAACAAGACAAAGTATTGTCTGA
- the Xkrx gene encoding XK-related protein 2 isoform X5, producing the protein MLLHWRPWIYHQAVLMVFSLISVTYGATLCNMLAIQIKYDDYKIRLGPLEVLCITIWRTLEITSRLMILVLFSATLKLKAVPFLVLNFLIILFEPWVKFWRSGAQMPNNIEKNFSRVGTLVVLISVTILYAGINFSCWSAMQLKLADRDLVDKGQNWGHMGLHYSVRLVENVVMVLVFKFLGVKVLLNYCHSLIAVQLIIAYLISIGFMLLFFQYLHPLRSLFTHNVVDYLHCVCCRRHHRERAENEEPSLEAETRQSIV; encoded by the coding sequence CTGTGCTAATGGTTTTTTCCCTGATATCTGTCACCTATGGCGCTACCCTCTGCAATATGTTGGCAATCCAGATCAAGTACGATGACTACAAGATTCGACTTGGGCCACTGGAAGTACTTTGTATCACCATCTGGAGGACATTGGAGATCACTTCTCGCCTAATGATTCTGGTGCTCTTCTCAGCCACCTTGAAGTTGAAGGCTGTGCCCTTCTTAGTGCTCAACTTCTTGATCATCCTCTTTGAGCCCTGGGTTAAGTTCTGGAGGAGTGGTGCCCAAATGCCAAACAATATTGAGAAAAATTTCAGCCGGGTTGGCACTTTGGTGGTACTGATTTCTGTCACCATCCTCTACGCTGGCATCAACTTCTCTTGCTGGTCAGCCATGCAGTTGAAGTTGGCAGACAGAGACCTTGTTGACAAAGGTCAGAACTGGGGACATATGGGACTGCACTACAGTGTGAGATTGGTAGAAAATGTGgtcatggttttggtttttaagttCCTCGGTGTCAAAGTGTTACTGAATTACTGCCATTCCTTGATTGCTGTGCAGCTTATCATTGCTTATCTGATTTCCATTGGATTCATGCTCCTTTTCTTCCAGTACCTGCACCCATTGCGCTCACTCTTCACTCATAATGTAGTAGACTACCTCCATTGTGTCTGCTGCCGCAGACACCATCGGGAAAGGGCTGAGAATGAAGAGCCATCACTCGAGGCTGAAACAAGACAAAGTATTGTCTGA
- the Xkrx gene encoding XK-related protein 2 isoform X1 — MDRVYEIPEEPNVVPVSSLGEDVIRGPNPRFTFPFSILFSTFLYCGEAASALYMVRIYRKNNETFWMTYTFSFFMFSSIMVQLTLIFVHRDLAKDRPLSLFMHLILLGPVIRCLEAMIKYLTLWKKEGQEEPYVSLTRKKMLIDGQEVLIEWEVGHSIRTLAMHRNAYKRMSQIQAFLGSVPQLTYQLYVTLISAEVPLGRAVLMVFSLISVTYGATLCNMLAIQIKYDDYKIRLGPLEVLCITIWRTLEITSRLMILVLFSATLKLKAVPFLVLNFLIILFEPWVKFWRSGAQMPNNIEKNFSRVGTLVVLISVTILYAGINFSCWSAMQLKLADRDLVDKGQNWGHMGLHYSVRLVENVVMVLVFKFLGVKVLLNYCHSLIAVQLIIAYLISIGFMLLFFQYLHPLRSLFTHNVVDYLHCVCCRRHHRERAENEEPSLEAETRQSIV, encoded by the exons ATGGATAGAGTTTATGAAATTCCCGAGGAGCCAAATGTGGTTCCAGTTTCATCTCTGGGAGAAGATGTCATCCGTGGACCTAATCCACGCTTTACCTTTCCATTTAGTATCCTCTTCTCCACCTTTTTGTACTGTGGGGAGGCTGCATCTGCCTTGTATATGGTTAGGATTTATCGAAAGAATAATGAAACCTTCTGGATGACATacactttttccttctttatgttTTCATCCATTATGGTTCAGTTGACCCTCATTTTTGTCCACAGAGACCTGGCCAAAGATAGACCACTATCATTATTTATGCATCTAATTCTCTTGGGACCTGTTATCAG ATGTTTGGAGGCCATGATTAAGTACCTTACACTGTGGAAGAAAGAGGGGCAAGAGGAGCCCTATGTCAGCCTCACCCGAAAGAAGATGCTAATAGATGGCCAGGAGGTGCTGATAGAATGGGAGGTGGGCCACTCCATCCGGACCCTGGCTATGCACCGTAATGCCTACAAACGTATGTCACAGATTCAAGCCTTCCTGGGCTCAGTGCCCCAGCTGACCTATCAGCTTTATGTGACTCTGATCTCTGCAGAGGTCCCTCTGGGTAGAG CTGTGCTAATGGTTTTTTCCCTGATATCTGTCACCTATGGCGCTACCCTCTGCAATATGTTGGCAATCCAGATCAAGTACGATGACTACAAGATTCGACTTGGGCCACTGGAAGTACTTTGTATCACCATCTGGAGGACATTGGAGATCACTTCTCGCCTAATGATTCTGGTGCTCTTCTCAGCCACCTTGAAGTTGAAGGCTGTGCCCTTCTTAGTGCTCAACTTCTTGATCATCCTCTTTGAGCCCTGGGTTAAGTTCTGGAGGAGTGGTGCCCAAATGCCAAACAATATTGAGAAAAATTTCAGCCGGGTTGGCACTTTGGTGGTACTGATTTCTGTCACCATCCTCTACGCTGGCATCAACTTCTCTTGCTGGTCAGCCATGCAGTTGAAGTTGGCAGACAGAGACCTTGTTGACAAAGGTCAGAACTGGGGACATATGGGACTGCACTACAGTGTGAGATTGGTAGAAAATGTGgtcatggttttggtttttaagttCCTCGGTGTCAAAGTGTTACTGAATTACTGCCATTCCTTGATTGCTGTGCAGCTTATCATTGCTTATCTGATTTCCATTGGATTCATGCTCCTTTTCTTCCAGTACCTGCACCCATTGCGCTCACTCTTCACTCATAATGTAGTAGACTACCTCCATTGTGTCTGCTGCCGCAGACACCATCGGGAAAGGGCTGAGAATGAAGAGCCATCACTCGAGGCTGAAACAAGACAAAGTATTGTCTGA
- the Xkrx gene encoding XK-related protein 2 isoform X4: MKWRCLEAMIKYLTLWKKEGQEEPYVSLTRKKMLIDGQEVLIEWEVGHSIRTLAMHRNAYKRMSQIQAFLGSVPQLTYQLYVTLISAEVPLGRAVLMVFSLISVTYGATLCNMLAIQIKYDDYKIRLGPLEVLCITIWRTLEITSRLMILVLFSATLKLKAVPFLVLNFLIILFEPWVKFWRSGAQMPNNIEKNFSRVGTLVVLISVTILYAGINFSCWSAMQLKLADRDLVDKGQNWGHMGLHYSVRLVENVVMVLVFKFLGVKVLLNYCHSLIAVQLIIAYLISIGFMLLFFQYLHPLRSLFTHNVVDYLHCVCCRRHHRERAENEEPSLEAETRQSIV; encoded by the exons ATGTTTGGAGGCCATGATTAAGTACCTTACACTGTGGAAGAAAGAGGGGCAAGAGGAGCCCTATGTCAGCCTCACCCGAAAGAAGATGCTAATAGATGGCCAGGAGGTGCTGATAGAATGGGAGGTGGGCCACTCCATCCGGACCCTGGCTATGCACCGTAATGCCTACAAACGTATGTCACAGATTCAAGCCTTCCTGGGCTCAGTGCCCCAGCTGACCTATCAGCTTTATGTGACTCTGATCTCTGCAGAGGTCCCTCTGGGTAGAG CTGTGCTAATGGTTTTTTCCCTGATATCTGTCACCTATGGCGCTACCCTCTGCAATATGTTGGCAATCCAGATCAAGTACGATGACTACAAGATTCGACTTGGGCCACTGGAAGTACTTTGTATCACCATCTGGAGGACATTGGAGATCACTTCTCGCCTAATGATTCTGGTGCTCTTCTCAGCCACCTTGAAGTTGAAGGCTGTGCCCTTCTTAGTGCTCAACTTCTTGATCATCCTCTTTGAGCCCTGGGTTAAGTTCTGGAGGAGTGGTGCCCAAATGCCAAACAATATTGAGAAAAATTTCAGCCGGGTTGGCACTTTGGTGGTACTGATTTCTGTCACCATCCTCTACGCTGGCATCAACTTCTCTTGCTGGTCAGCCATGCAGTTGAAGTTGGCAGACAGAGACCTTGTTGACAAAGGTCAGAACTGGGGACATATGGGACTGCACTACAGTGTGAGATTGGTAGAAAATGTGgtcatggttttggtttttaagttCCTCGGTGTCAAAGTGTTACTGAATTACTGCCATTCCTTGATTGCTGTGCAGCTTATCATTGCTTATCTGATTTCCATTGGATTCATGCTCCTTTTCTTCCAGTACCTGCACCCATTGCGCTCACTCTTCACTCATAATGTAGTAGACTACCTCCATTGTGTCTGCTGCCGCAGACACCATCGGGAAAGGGCTGAGAATGAAGAGCCATCACTCGAGGCTGAAACAAGACAAAGTATTGTCTGA